The nucleotide sequence GCAACTTTCTTTATGTTGTGTGAAACTGCGTGGATATATGGAATGGCCGCTATCCTGGACGAGCGATCATGCCTGGGAGCCTCTTCGTGTTTCTTGTGCAACTTCCCGAGGAGAACCTCAGCTAAGCCTCTTATCAGCTGAACTGGAAAGCCCGCGGTTTTAAGCCTCAAAACTTGTGACAAGAGGCTCCGCTGAACTTGATTTGGGCATGAGCGTTTCACGGCATTTTCCATTGCCGATAGTGCAATACTGCGTTTCACCAGCTTGGAGTGGGCCGACGAAAACGGCAAAAGGCCCTTCTTAGAGCGTGGGGCGTATATCCAGCACAGGTGGTCAGGCTCGATGGCGAGTTCAAGGTCTAGGAACCTGAGTCGATGTTCCACTGGTAACTCCCTCGTGAGTGTGAAAGGTGAGAGGGTGCGCTGGAAGATGCGAGTTATGTGTTCTGTGCGCTCGTCCACGGCCACGTTCTCAGTGTCAAAGATGATCAAGTAGTCGTCAACGAACCGGAAAACCCTGCGGACTCCCATATCGCGGAGGGCACGTTCAAGCCGCCTGTCGTATCTCGCCAGCAGCAAGTTGCTGAGCACGGGGGCAACACATGAACCAATGCAAACTCCGGCTCTTTGCAAGTACACTCCTCCCAAAAACTCGACCGTAGTTGATTGAAGGTACAGTCTGAGGACTGCTGGGAAGGTGGAGACATCAACTCCAACTTGATTTTGAAACCGAACGGTTCCGTAACGGTCGATTCCTTCACTAACAACTTCGATGAGCTCGTCTTGTGGCAGGGAATAATACAGGTCCTTGACATCAAGTGAGAAGACGCAACGCGATCTTGGGCTTAAACCCTTGAGGAAGTCGGATACGTCGCTCGGGCGGAACACAAGGAACGGATCCTCAATCTCCAAGGCTGAAAGCGCCTTCTGGATGAAACGTCCTACCGGCTGTGTCCAGGTATGCCGCTCTGACACGATGGCACGGAACGGTGAGCTTTCCTTGTGAGTTTTAATGGAGAAGAAGACCTGATGACTGAGTGTTTTTGCTTTCTTCACTGAGGCTACCAATCTAGGCAGTTCGCACTCTCGCAAAGTTCAATGGCCCGTTTCCTGAGTGAACGAGGAACATGGTTTGTCCTGACAAAGTTGTCATCCATGGCTTCCTGTGCCTTCCTGTAGTAGAGGGCTGAGGGAAGAACGGCGAACCCACCTTCCTTGTCTGTCTGGAGCAACTTGAGGTTTCTCTCACGTAGGGGCTCAACGACGCTGTTGGTCTTGAAGCGGGCGCATGGGCTCGCGGTGGCTGGAAGCGTGTCGACCGCGCAGGAGATGCAGCGATCAACCTCCTGGGGATGAGCCCTCGTGGCAGTCTTCCTGACCAGGGCCAGGAGTTCCGTCTTGTCGGGCTTCACGGGAGCACAAAACTTGGGCCCTAGCTTGAGAACTCGTTCACATTGTCGAGGCAAGTCTGCCCCGCCAAGCACATTCCATTCTCTTGTCCTGCTGGGGGCTGAACATTCAATCGCTTCGGAAGGTTGGGGAAGATCCTGCCCCAGACGAAATCAGAAACTTGCGACGCCACTCTGAGTTCGTTGTGAAACCGACGTTGCCACATACCAGGGGGCATCCCCGGGTGCGCGCAGCGAGGAGAAAATCCTTGAGTACAGGAATCCTTGAAGCACAAGAAGCCATGGACGACAAGTTTGTCAGGACAAACCTAGTTCCTCATTCACTCAGGAAACGGGCCATTGAACTTTGCGAGAGTGCGAATCTGCCTAGATTGGTAGCCTCAGTGAAGAAAGCAAAAACACTCAGTCTCCAGGTCTTCTTCTCCATTAAAACTCACAAGGAAAGCTCACCGTTCCGTGCCATCGTGTCAGAGCGGCATACCTGGCAGCAGCCGGTAGGACGTTTCATCCAGAAGGCGCTTTCAGCCTTGGAGATTGAGGATCCCTTCCTTGTGTTCCGCCCGAGCGACGTATCCGACTTCCTCAAGGGTTTAAGCCCAGGATCGCGTTGCGTCTTCTGACTTGATGTCAAGGACCTGTATTATTCCCTGCCACAAGACGAGCTCATCGAAGTTGTTAGTGAAGGAATCGACCGTTACGGAACCGTTCAGTTTCAAAATGAAGTTGGAGTTGATGTCTCCACCTTCCTAGCAGTCCTCAGACTGTACCTTCAATCAACTACGGTCGAGTTTTTGGGAGGAGTGTACTTGCAAAGAGCCGGAGTTTGCATTGGTTCATGTGTTGCCCCCGTGCTCAGCAACTTGCTGCTGGCGAGATACGACAGGCGGCTTGAACGTGCCCTCCGCGATATGGGAGTCCGCAGGGTTTTCCGGTTCGTTGACGACTACTTGATCATCTTTGACACTGAGAACGTGGCCGTGGACGAGCGCACAGAACACATAACTCGCATCTTCCAGCGCACCCTCTCACCTTTCACACTCACGAGGGAGTTACCAGTGGAACATCGACTCAGGTTCCTAGACCTTGAACTGGCCATCGAGCCTGACCACCTGTGCTGGATATACGCCCCACGCTCTAAGAAGGGCCTTTTGCCGTTTTCGTCGGCCCACTCCAAGCTGGTGAAACGCAGTATTGCACTATCGGCAATGGAAAATGCCGTGAAACGCTCATGCCCACATCAAGTTCAGCGGAGCCTCTTGTCACAAGTTTTGAGGCTTAAAACCGCGGGCTTTCCAGTTCAGCTGATAAGAGGCTTAGCTGAGGTTCTCCTCAGGAAGTTGCACAAGAAACACGAAGAGGCTCCCAGGCATGATCGCTCGTCCAGGATAGCGGCCATTCCATATATCCACGCAGTTTCACACAACATAAAGAAAGTTGCCCAGCGTGCCGGCGTTAGCCTTGTATTCACTGCACCTAACAAGTTAGGCGGGCTGTGTCGACGCGTCAACAGTGAAGCCGCTGGTTCCGGATGCAACAAAAAGCATGTAAGGCATTTCGTCCAGTGCAAGTGTAATGTTATTTATGACATTCCTCTGACGTGCGGGAAGTCATATGTGGGACAGACAGGACGGTGTCTGAGTTACAGGCTGCGCGAACACTCATCCTCCCTGCAGACTCACACAGGCAGCAACCTGGCCACGCACTGTCGCGATTGCGCATGCCGACCTCGTTTGGAAGACACACGTGTACTTAGGAGCTACTCCGACAGGCTCGCCAGGGAAATTTACGAAGGAGCACAAATTCATAATAGAGGTGAAAAATGTGTCAGCAAGCCATCAGTGGACCTATTGAACAAAGAGACTAGTTATCTTCTGGAGTGTTCCTGATTGTCCTCCTTTCCTTCTCTCCTTTTCGGTTTTGCCCCCTTTGGGGAATAAAGCTGCAGTTGCTAGTcagcgctctgtgtgtgcacttatttcttcttcgtgtcccgtctctgcgctgttttctacctagttatgtaccaacttgGCCAAATCTCCGCCTTAACTTACCGTCGCATACTCTCTGCGCTTCGGCCGACCTCTTTCGCGATTTGTTTCCGCGTGTGGTGGGCGGTGCAGCCAGCAAACCCGCCAAGCGGTGGCATCATCGCGTATTTTTCTGTCTAtgcagacttctttggcgatttttccgcttgggccgacttcgtttgCAATTTTTTTCTGCTCGGTCCTTTTTAGGCAGACATGGGGGAAAGGGCGCGCGGCATCACCTGATTGCAGCGTACAATAAACTAGATATCGAATGCGCCACAGCAGATAATCAGGACATAACAGTTAAGTATACTGTTCATGTTTGAAACAGTATTATTAAATGGTGCCATCTGCCCTACGAGCCTTGGTTAGTGCGTCCTGAACAAAATTAGGTGGGAATCGACGACTGATGCTTGCTTCGGCTGGTTTAAATTTCTGTTCAGGTAGGTGTCGCTGGAACAGGTGCGTCTACACCGAAGTGCAAGGCTGTATGGCATGGCAAGTTTAGAATACTGCGGGTGAC is from Ornithodoros turicata isolate Travis chromosome 8, ASM3712646v1, whole genome shotgun sequence and encodes:
- the LOC135367486 gene encoding uncharacterized protein LOC135367486; its protein translation is MPPAPSRTREWNVLGGADLPRQCERVLKLGPKFCAPVKPDKTELLALVRKTATRAHPQEVDRCISCAVDTLPATASPCARFKTNSVVEPLRERNLKLLQTDKEGGFAVLPSALYYRKAQEAMDDNFVRTNHVPRSLRKRAIELCEKRHTWTQPVGRFIQKALSALEIEDPFLVFRPSDVSDFLKGLSPRSRCVFSLDVKDLYYSLPQDELIEVVSEGIDRYGTVRFQNQVGVDVSTFPAVLRLYLQSTTVEFLGGVYLQRAGVCIGSCVAPVLSNLLLARYDRRLERALRDMGVRRVFRFVDDYLIIFDTENVAVDERTEHITRIFQRTLSPFTLTRELPVEHRLRFLDLELAIEPDHLCWIYAPRSKKGLLPFSSAHSKLVKRSIALSAMENAVKRSCPNQVQRSLLSQVLRLKTAGFPVQLIRGLAEVLLGKLHKKHEEAPRHDRSSRIAAIPYIHAVSHNIKKVAQRAGVSVVFTAPNKLGGLCRRVNSEEAAGSGCNKKHLNKLNIQMHGRNTNIIKFTDSLEVFLCKVENWKKSIKGDNAAMFERLASTLSGSDHDG
- the LOC135367487 gene encoding uncharacterized protein LOC135367487 — translated: MDDKFVRTNLVPHSLRKRAIELCESANLPRLVASVKKAKTLSLQVFFSIKTHKESSPFRAIVSERHTWQQPVGRFIQKALSALEIEDPFLVFRPSDDLYYSLPQDELIEVVSEGIDRYGTVQFQNEVGVDVSTFLAVLRLYLQSTTVEFLGGVYLQRAGVCIGSCVAPVLSNLLLARYDRRLERALRDMGVRRVFRFVDDYLIIFDTENVAVDERTEHITRIFQRTLSPFTLTRELPVEHRLRFLDLELAIEPDHLCWIYAPRSKKGLLPFSSAHSKLVKRSIALSAMENAVKRSCPHQVQRSLLSQVLRLKTAGFPVQLIRGLAEVLLRKLHKKHEEAPRHDRSSRIAAIPYIHAVSHNIKKVAQRAGVSLVFTAPNKLGGLCRRVNSEAAGSGCNKKHVRHFVQCKCNVIYDIPLTCGKSYVGQTGRCLSYRLREHSSSLQTHTGSNLATHCRDCACRPRLEDTRVLRSYSDRLAREIYEGAQIHNRGEKCVSKPSVDLLNKETSYLLECS